From the Paenibacillus sp. FSL H8-0548 genome, one window contains:
- a CDS encoding response regulator — protein MRILVVDDEPRHLRGMLNLLRQLRPSAEVIAAKDGASALELVRSELPEVVLSDIRMPNMDGLTFLQKLKEENIHTKVVMVSAYDLFEYAQKAVRHGAYDYLLKPVEVEKIEEVLSRIELQLGKESMQHEKAAELKHQMESASSAYRNRLLLAWLNGSITTMEYDELNKYDELQGEGIVIFSKLTIDLSSDENYDFTLFLRDLERSWATIGTAMTIPLNALKEEGYQAVTIIRSSPLTLDRKKEIRSVAAALAMNWTDIGQLTHGIGPNCTSLLKEAPKAYRASQTANRYSFYESWKGVLFHDELLPSSNAINLDLEKLFEALIGNAVNGAIDMCRAAFKQLSDGGHANPAVLKENTSLLLMKLISRIRPIVDRKVGNLLTNTATALIQDCGTYNELMVFLEDRLLELQDALMQAQQNKKEIIVANCLSWIQENAKEDVTLERAAEHFFFNPSYFSTLIKSRTGRTFSEHVTAARMKRAKELLAENRLRIYEISEECGYQDTKYFCRVFKKQNGVSPESYKHTLLPERKHEE, from the coding sequence GTGAGAATATTGGTAGTAGATGATGAACCGAGACATCTTAGAGGAATGTTGAATTTATTACGCCAATTACGGCCGAGTGCCGAGGTCATTGCCGCTAAAGATGGTGCTTCTGCATTGGAGCTTGTCCGATCAGAGCTGCCGGAAGTCGTATTGTCGGATATCCGGATGCCTAACATGGACGGACTAACCTTCTTGCAGAAGCTGAAGGAAGAAAACATTCATACGAAGGTTGTCATGGTGTCAGCCTACGATCTGTTTGAGTATGCACAGAAGGCGGTTCGCCACGGTGCTTATGATTATTTGTTAAAGCCTGTGGAAGTAGAGAAAATCGAGGAGGTACTCAGTCGAATTGAGCTTCAGCTGGGGAAAGAATCGATGCAGCACGAAAAGGCAGCGGAGCTGAAGCATCAGATGGAGAGCGCCTCCTCGGCTTATCGAAATCGGCTGCTGTTAGCTTGGCTAAATGGAAGCATAACGACGATGGAGTACGATGAGCTAAATAAGTATGATGAGCTGCAGGGGGAGGGGATTGTTATTTTCTCAAAGCTAACCATTGATCTTAGCAGCGATGAAAATTATGATTTCACATTGTTCCTGCGAGACCTGGAGCGTAGCTGGGCAACCATTGGGACAGCAATGACGATCCCATTGAATGCACTGAAAGAGGAGGGGTATCAAGCCGTCACGATTATCCGCAGCTCCCCTCTTACTTTAGATAGAAAAAAAGAAATTCGCAGCGTAGCAGCAGCACTAGCGATGAACTGGACAGATATTGGGCAGCTTACCCACGGGATAGGACCAAATTGTACATCTCTATTGAAGGAAGCGCCGAAAGCTTATCGGGCGTCCCAAACGGCAAACCGCTATAGCTTCTATGAGAGCTGGAAGGGAGTGCTGTTTCATGATGAGCTGCTTCCTTCTTCAAATGCTATAAATCTCGACTTGGAAAAGCTATTTGAAGCTCTGATCGGAAATGCTGTAAATGGTGCGATAGATATGTGCAGGGCAGCCTTCAAGCAGCTTTCAGACGGCGGTCATGCGAACCCAGCGGTACTTAAGGAAAACACATCTCTTCTATTGATGAAGCTCATAAGCCGAATTCGTCCTATCGTTGATCGCAAGGTTGGAAACCTTCTCACGAATACAGCTACGGCTCTTATTCAAGATTGTGGAACTTATAACGAACTAATGGTTTTTCTAGAGGATAGGCTTTTGGAGCTGCAAGATGCTTTAATGCAAGCGCAGCAGAACAAAAAAGAAATCATCGTTGCGAATTGCCTCAGCTGGATACAAGAAAATGCGAAAGAAGATGTGACGCTTGAACGAGCAGCAGAGCATTTTTTCTTTAATCCGTCCTATTTCAGCACCTTAATTAAAAGCAGGACAGGGAGGACGTTTTCCGAGCATGTGACGGCAGCAAGGATGAAACGCGCGAAGGAGCTGCTTGCAGAGAACAGACTTCGAATTTATGAAATTTCCGAGGAGTGCGGGTATCAGGACACGAAATATTTTTGCAGAGTTTTTAAGAAGCAAAATGGAGTATCGCCTGAATCCTATAAACACACTTTACTTCCAGAAAGGAAGCATGAGGAATGA
- a CDS encoding ABC transporter substrate-binding protein, with the protein MSKKKSILLALVLTFVMLLSACSGNTNKAAESPQPTKEPQASAPEKDAVEPGIDTSKEVKLKMIFVGPKPVDYDTVFAEINKKLKEKINATIEGEFLDWSDWAQKYPLKLAANEDFDLIYSANWAGYNDQALKGGFLDLTEELLSTYMPKTWELMPESSWDQSKVNGKLYMVPQNRGESVEKLILYREDLREKYNLPALDSPEAYANYLKTIAEKEQGVIPFTPETGDWKLHNLDRVLLKQQFEWNMLDFDLPIGFKLTDEKGQIFNVYETEEFKGLLSYYKDLADNNSWSKNVLNNKNDHQQDFKEGKTASITHNMGTLGALKAAMERENSPFKAALADITPDKKKSQAVATQNGTSIHATSKNAERALMFIDLMQNDAELHNLMMYGIDGVHYTAVGDNKYQSTDKSANYTGFSNWSFNSDLNRDDVAFPEEASAMEKSWQETVYHYPLETFVFDNSKVKTEVANVSNVMLRYAIPLEYGAIKDVDKGLADLQKQLGSAGIEKIIAEVQSQIDAFLAAK; encoded by the coding sequence ATGTCAAAGAAAAAATCCATTTTGCTCGCACTTGTATTAACATTTGTAATGCTTCTATCTGCATGCTCAGGCAATACGAATAAGGCAGCCGAGTCACCGCAGCCTACTAAAGAGCCACAAGCGTCTGCTCCAGAAAAGGATGCTGTAGAGCCTGGAATCGATACATCCAAAGAAGTTAAGCTTAAAATGATTTTTGTAGGGCCAAAGCCAGTAGACTACGACACTGTCTTTGCTGAAATCAACAAGAAGCTGAAGGAAAAAATCAATGCAACTATCGAAGGCGAATTTCTAGACTGGTCGGATTGGGCACAAAAATATCCACTTAAATTAGCGGCGAATGAAGATTTTGACCTGATTTACTCTGCTAACTGGGCTGGCTATAACGACCAAGCTTTAAAAGGTGGTTTCCTAGATTTAACAGAAGAGCTGCTATCGACGTATATGCCGAAAACTTGGGAGCTAATGCCTGAGTCTAGCTGGGATCAATCTAAAGTAAATGGAAAACTGTATATGGTACCTCAAAATAGAGGGGAATCCGTAGAAAAGCTTATTTTGTACCGTGAGGATTTACGCGAAAAATACAATCTTCCTGCACTCGACAGTCCTGAAGCTTACGCAAACTATTTGAAGACGATTGCGGAAAAGGAGCAGGGAGTCATTCCATTTACTCCGGAAACGGGGGACTGGAAGCTTCATAATTTAGACCGTGTATTATTGAAGCAGCAGTTCGAATGGAATATGCTTGACTTCGATCTTCCCATTGGCTTTAAGCTGACGGATGAGAAGGGACAAATTTTCAACGTTTATGAAACAGAGGAATTTAAAGGACTATTGAGCTACTACAAGGATCTTGCAGACAATAATTCCTGGTCCAAGAACGTACTGAACAATAAGAACGATCATCAACAGGACTTCAAAGAAGGAAAGACAGCATCTATTACTCATAATATGGGGACACTGGGAGCATTAAAGGCTGCGATGGAAAGAGAAAATTCCCCATTCAAAGCGGCTTTGGCTGACATTACTCCTGATAAGAAAAAGTCACAGGCAGTTGCTACACAGAATGGTACGTCGATTCATGCAACCTCCAAAAATGCTGAGCGCGCTTTGATGTTCATTGATCTCATGCAAAATGATGCAGAGCTGCATAATCTCATGATGTATGGTATTGATGGGGTTCACTACACAGCTGTTGGGGATAATAAGTATCAATCCACAGACAAGAGCGCCAATTATACGGGCTTCTCTAATTGGAGCTTCAACTCTGATTTGAATCGTGACGATGTCGCTTTCCCAGAAGAGGCTTCCGCTATGGAAAAATCGTGGCAGGAAACGGTTTATCACTATCCGCTTGAAACCTTCGTGTTTGATAACAGTAAGGTGAAGACCGAGGTAGCGAATGTGAGCAATGTGATGCTGCGTTACGCTATCCCACTCGAATACGGAGCTATCAAGGATGTTGATAAAGGGCTGGCAGATTTGCAGAAGCAGCTGGGCTCAGCTGGAATCGAAAAAATTATAGCAGAGGTACAAAGCCAAATTGACGCATTTTTAGCGGCAAAATAA
- a CDS encoding carbohydrate ABC transporter permease, whose amino-acid sequence MSKSSGIKQTDRQLFAVIGYTILAILACLCIIPFILILSSSLTEESSIVVKGFQFFPSEFSLEAYQILFKYPDQMLKAYTVTILVTAVGTALGLLLTAMTAYCISRRDFKWRNHFSFFFFFTTLFNGGLVPWYLLMVNYLHLKDTPLALILPLLLNVFYIIVMKSFMSAIPEAITESAKIDGAGDFLIFIRLILPLSKPALATIGLFLALGYWNDWYNALLFISDQNLMPLQYYLYKMLGNMDGMRKAMMGSGAVVTTIIPTEGLKMAMTIVASGPILIAYPFVQKYFVQGLTIGAVKG is encoded by the coding sequence ATGAGCAAGAGCTCGGGTATAAAACAAACGGATCGCCAGCTATTCGCTGTAATTGGCTATACCATTCTTGCGATTCTTGCATGCCTATGCATCATTCCTTTTATTCTTATACTATCGTCGTCTTTAACCGAGGAAAGCAGTATTGTTGTGAAAGGATTTCAATTTTTCCCTTCAGAATTTTCGTTGGAGGCATATCAAATTTTATTCAAGTATCCTGATCAAATGCTCAAAGCTTATACGGTCACGATATTGGTTACGGCAGTTGGCACTGCATTAGGCTTGCTTCTCACCGCAATGACTGCTTACTGCATTTCTAGAAGGGATTTCAAATGGCGCAATCATTTTTCCTTCTTTTTCTTCTTCACTACGTTGTTTAACGGAGGGTTGGTTCCTTGGTACCTGCTTATGGTCAATTACCTCCACTTAAAGGATACGCCGCTGGCATTAATTCTACCTTTGCTGCTTAACGTTTTTTACATTATTGTCATGAAGTCCTTTATGAGCGCCATACCGGAAGCGATTACTGAATCAGCAAAAATAGATGGCGCAGGCGATTTTCTAATCTTTATTCGTCTTATTCTTCCCTTGTCTAAACCAGCCTTGGCTACCATCGGTCTTTTTCTTGCCCTTGGCTACTGGAATGATTGGTATAACGCGCTCTTGTTTATATCCGATCAGAATTTAATGCCGCTTCAATATTATTTGTACAAAATGTTAGGCAATATGGATGGTATGCGGAAGGCGATGATGGGCTCAGGCGCAGTAGTTACGACCATCATTCCGACAGAGGGGCTTAAGATGGCGATGACCATTGTAGCGAGCGGCCCTATTCTCATTGCTTATCCATTTGTTCAAAAATATTTTGTTCAAGGCTTAACGATTGGCGCTGTAAAAGGATGA
- a CDS encoding ABC transporter permease subunit, with amino-acid sequence MNLHQFWNDLVRYRIILLMLAPGVIFFLLFAYVPMVGIILAFKHYDYAGGVFGSPWNGLANIRFFFESGDAWRVTRNTALYNIAFIIVNNLLQMFTAIFLFEVGGKWFRKITQTIMFLPYFISWVVVGAIAYNLLNTDIGTVNALLKGLGMEPVDIYNTPAYWPYILVFVSAWKMLGYGTVMYLAAITSIDTEMYEAAEIDGANIFQRMLRVTIPNLYPTIIILTLLAVGNIFRGDFGMFYNLIGNNGVLFSTTDVIDTFVFRSLITTNEIGMSAAAGVYQSILGFTTIMVVNYAVRKYDKDRALF; translated from the coding sequence GCTTACGTACCGATGGTGGGAATTATTCTTGCTTTTAAACATTATGATTATGCGGGCGGTGTGTTCGGCAGTCCATGGAACGGTTTGGCTAACATTCGCTTTTTCTTTGAATCAGGGGATGCTTGGCGAGTGACAAGAAATACAGCACTATACAATATCGCATTTATCATTGTGAATAATTTACTCCAAATGTTTACAGCGATTTTTTTGTTTGAGGTTGGCGGCAAGTGGTTCCGCAAGATCACTCAAACGATCATGTTCCTGCCATACTTTATATCCTGGGTAGTCGTTGGAGCTATCGCCTACAACCTATTAAATACCGACATTGGAACGGTGAATGCTCTGCTTAAGGGTCTGGGGATGGAGCCAGTTGATATTTACAACACACCTGCCTATTGGCCCTATATATTAGTATTTGTGTCGGCGTGGAAGATGCTCGGATACGGAACGGTCATGTATTTAGCGGCGATTACGAGCATTGATACAGAAATGTATGAAGCGGCCGAAATCGATGGGGCGAATATTTTCCAGCGCATGCTGCGCGTGACGATTCCGAACCTGTATCCTACCATTATTATTCTCACCTTGCTTGCAGTCGGCAATATTTTTCGAGGTGACTTCGGAATGTTCTACAACTTAATCGGCAATAACGGGGTGTTGTTCTCTACGACGGATGTTATTGATACCTTCGTATTCAGATCTCTGATTACTACGAATGAAATTGGAATGTCGGCAGCAGCAGGGGTTTATCAATCTATTTTAGGATTCACAACAATAATGGTAGTGAACTATGCCGTTCGCAAATACGACAAGGATCGTGCGCTATTCTAA